Proteins found in one Zea mays cultivar B73 chromosome 1, Zm-B73-REFERENCE-NAM-5.0, whole genome shotgun sequence genomic segment:
- the LOC100273940 gene encoding uncharacterized protein LOC100273940 has protein sequence MVGNSVMWQHLEVEDLLLYHKEKILLYYKEKIHESGRAFVLREVHHEECARRLNEKYGANFTWKQTYNKYHKLKGEWKVIMEAKSARGAGFDDVQKKITYDEIEVVKMKAKGDKKAKYYNVPIPLYDEMEFVFTGKHATGEFSVIEAPFDRSGRQEDDAVGNVNLDQEPADLNGDSSQHDFDTLAESDSPNPVGSKRRHEEKEKEKEKEWKWARQGVPIFMQALSEAVSFTHGGTDPYEGIYKAIEDMDEYPLPARLDLLTYLAQNRHIASMLKGRQEETFKQWVARWVAGHYPL, from the exons ATGGTTGGGAACAGTGTGATGTGGCAACACCTGGAAGTGGAGGATCTCCTTCTCTACCACAAGGAGAAAATCCTTCTTTACTACAAGGAGAAAATCCATGAGTCGGGGAGGGCCTTTGTTCTAAGGGAGGTCCATCACGAAGAGTGTGCTCGGAGGCTTAATGAGAAGTATGGTGCTAACTTCACGTGGAAACAAACCTACAACAAGTACCACAAGCTGAAAGGAGAATGGAAGGTGATCATGGAGGCGAAGTCTGCTAGGGGTGCTGGTTTTGATGATGTTCAGAAGAAGATAACCTACGACGAGATCGAGGTTGTCAAGATGAAAGCT AAAGGCGACAAGAAGGCTAAGTACTACAATGTTCCGATCCCCTTGTATGATGAGATGGAGTTTGTCTTCACGGGGAAACACGCTACTGGAGAGTTCAGTGTTATTGAAGCACCGTTTGATCGCTCAGGAAGGCAAGAGGATGATGCCGTTGGGAATGTCAACCTAGATCAAGAGCCAGCAGATCTGAATGGTGACTCTTCTCAACACGATTTCGACACCCTCGCAGAGTCTGATAGTCCGAACCCAGTAGGCTCGAAGCGCAGGCAcgaggagaaggagaaggagaaggagaaggaatGGAAATGGGCTAGGCAAGGCGTCCCCATCTTCATGCAGGCCCTGTCGGAAGCTGTGAGCTTTACCCACGGTGGCACGGACCCATACGAGGGTATTTACAAAGCCATTGAAGACATGGATGAGTATCCTTTGCCGGCACGCCTTGATCTGCTGACCTATCTTGCTCAGAATCGTCACATTGCCAGCATGTTGAAGGGACGGCAGGAGGAAACTTTCAAGCAATGGGTGGCACGATGGGTTGCTGGTCACTACCCTTTGTGA
- the LOC103641415 gene encoding cleavage and polyadenylation specificity factor subunit 6, translated as MDRDGDPAFHRNEAISAVQDVDQYYGEDDDFDELYNDVNVGDVFLRNAHPPPPPAQQNHHHHQQQLPPTPAQQNHHQQLPPTPAQQNHHHQQQLPPPPLSQPLQAPPHSLPPPPPHAPPQQKAYAPAVAAPGPSQPPPQTNLPPPPSHPPSASVLLPPQHHQGDGFHRPGGNYSGGPVVVANGAGFGGGDVSGGTTLFVGDLHWWTTDADLEAELSKYGTVKEVRFFDEKASGKSKGYCQVDFYDPGAAASCKEGMNGHSFNGRPCVVAFASPNTVRRMGEAQAKSQQALAVQTSSLQPKGGRGGGGFGMPHAGGNYSGGRGGAVSGGGGGNWGRGGGGRGPIGNMRNNRMGPAVGRGIGNGMVAPPPPMLPQGGMLGQGFDPGYGAMGRMGGGFGNFPVGPGAGPFPGMMQPFPPVVAPHINPAFFGRGAMGAGGVGMWPDPGMGAWGVEEQSNYGDNAVSDHQYGEGGGHGKERPPDREWSGAPEKRLDREKDMHPQQEQPERRHRNERDMGRERDRNYDRDRERDRDRERDRDRDRDRHRDDRDRYGDHHRHRDRDSERNEDWDRGRSSGKRSRSREADHSKRRRMTAQ; from the coding sequence ATGGACCGAGACGGCGACCCGGCGTTCCACCGGAACGAGGCCATCTCCGCCGTGCAGGACGTCGACCAGTACTACGGAGAGGACGACGATTTCGACGAGCTCTACAACGACGTCAACGTCGGCGACGTCTTCCTCCGCAACGCccatccgccgccgccgcccgcgcagcagaatcaccaccaccaccagcagcagctCCCTCCAACGCCCGCGCAGCAGAATCACCACCAGCAGCTCCCTCCAACGCCCGCGCAGCAGAAtcaccaccaccagcagcagctCCCTCCTCCGCCCCTGTCGCAGCCGCTACAGGCCCCGCCTCATTctctcccgccgccgccgccgcatgcTCCGCCCCAGCAGAAGGCCTACGCGCCTGCTGTTGCAGCGCCGGGTCCGAGTCAGCCGCCGCCTCAGACGAATCTCCCGCCGCCACCTTCTCATCCCCCATCCGCGTCCGTGCTTCTGCCGCCTCAGCACCACCAGGGCGACGGGTTCCACCGTCCTGGAGGGAACTACAGCGGTGGTCCTGTCGTTGTCGCCAACGGAGCCGGCTTTGGCGGGGGCGATGTCTCCGGCGGCACGACGCTGTTCGTCGGCGACCTCCACTGGTGGACTACCGACGCTGATCTGGAGGCTGAGCTCAGCAAGTATGGGACGGTGAAGGAGGTGAGGTTCTTCGACGAGAAGGCCAGCGGCAAGTCCAAGGGGTACTGCCAGGTCGACTTCTACGACCCTGGTGCCGCTGCTTCCTGCAAGGAGGGCATGAACGGCCACTCTTTTAATGGCCGTCCATGTGTTGTGGCATTCGCATCTCCCAACACTGTGCGTCGCATGGGCGAGGCGCAGGCGAAGTCCCAGCAGGCCTTGGCTGTACAGACATCATCACTGCAACCAAAGGGTGGTAGAGGGGGTGGTGGTTTCGGAATGCCTCATGCCGGTGGTAATTACAGTGGCGGACGTGGAGGTGCTGTATCAGGAGGCGGTGGTGGGAACTGGGGTAGAGGTGGTGGTGGTAGAGGCCCTATTGGTAATATGAGGAACAACAGAATGGGTCCGGCAGTTGGCCGTGGAATCGGGAATGGCATGGTTGCGCCGCCACCCCCAATGCTGCCTCAGGGAGGCATGCTGGGGCAGGGGTTTGATCCTGGTTATGGCGCCATGGGAAGGATGGGTGGTGGGTTTGGTAACTTCCCTGTTGGACCAGGTGCTGGGCCGTTTCCTGGGATGATGCAGCCATTTCCTCCAGTTGTTGCACCACACATAAACCCGGCCTTCTTTGGTCGTGGTGCGATGGGGGCTGGTGGGGTGGGGATGTGGCCTGATCCCGGCATGGGGGCTTGGGGTGTGGAAGAACAATCAAATTATGGGGATAATGCAGTGTCTGACCATCAATATGGGGAAGGGGGAGGCCATGGGAAGGAGAGGCCACCGGATAGGGAatggtctggtgcaccagagAAGAGGCTGGACAGAGAGAAAGATATGCACCCTCAACAGGAGCAGCCGGAGAGGAGGCACCGGAATGAGCGTGACATGGGCCGAGAGAGAGATCGCAACTATGACAGAGACAGGGAAAGAGATCGTGACAGAGAGAGAGACCGAGACAGAGATAGGGACAGACACAGGGATGACAGAGATCGTTATGGTGATCATCACAGGCACAGGGACCGTGATTCAGAGCGTAATGAAGACTGGGACAGGGGGAGGTCATCTGGGAAACGCAGCAGGTCCAGGGAAGCTGACCATTCTAAACGTAGACGGATGACTGCTCAATAG